One window of the Perca flavescens isolate YP-PL-M2 chromosome 5, PFLA_1.0, whole genome shotgun sequence genome contains the following:
- the ccdc157 gene encoding coiled-coil domain-containing protein 157 isoform X1 produces the protein MSEFLGRQDCIESLRKDVVDLQGAILDVFSRTGPVRFSSWKFPDKLSCNLDMLALLEQYDFVDGEDAFNQHSHIVLLELVIDRLLLLLQSFNAYVEQIRCSHRREQTQQKGCLSVGLVVRNYWSNLVQFTNLKGTYKDIKKQTKAKTSDCDGTETVSSVSPQMSTSRHCLSGCSSTSSLKFLPQTHVPSSATHNTPCYSKVDSHNVGCQTIKSSLVPCNACHQVQSTLIKTGHALLELLQSESLPSSLQPLLVAVEDTLELGHMTAGDVAQWASEQLKDMRRLAKHLQDVRGTVQPLKDQLASTEAELERFRTQLERTQKEFKQELENHQANIVQLEFSLRKAQRSAKETEQRLQEEQQQLKRETLCLEETNSRLKEKVTVQQDALKALEHENNVLQDKVRTLYMEEEACCKLQQRVQQLESQISETQLRLDKENAKYHSACRQQESMQAKQKSLLERVDALDEECEELQRQLGDREEREIDTHNHLQQMSEEKELVQAQLTQQQDLCLEHQKEKQTLETHVGELKNSVAELKEHTQALRERERLLVAFPELSPLAQAQPQSTGNVLLDMEQQLQANSIRINILEQENSTLYSSLVKLRERAQNNGTREASPQQTWSLPLPSTPVEKQPNYLTQMQKSPLQSSNTTGLGYGNRGREARRGESGLESARSEDRVSTAPASPSSLQLHLQTLHLDTGSTAAKSQTKAHSGSLLSLTPEARTRRKKTKP, from the exons ATGAGTGAGTTCTTGGGTCGTCAGGACTGTATCGAAAGCCTCCGAAAAGACGTCGTCGACCTTCAAGGTGCGATTCTGGACGTCTTTTCCAGAACCGGACCGGTCCGTTTCTCCTCCTGGAAGTTCCCCGATAAACTTTCATGTAATCTGGACATGTTAGCTCTACTGGAGCAATATGACTTTGTGGATGGGGAGGATGCGTTCAATCAGCACTCCCACATTGTGTTATTGGAGCTGGTGATTGACAG GCTACTGCTTCTTCTACAAAGCTTTAATGCTTATGTTGAGCAAATCAGGTGCAGCCACAGGAGAGAACAAACCCAGCAGAAAGGATGCCTGTCAGTTGGTCTTGTAGTCAGAAACTACTGGAGTAATTTAGTTCAATTTACCAACCTAAAG ggGACATACAAAGACATCAAGAAGCAGACAAAAGCAAAGACATCTGACTGTGATGGGACAGAGACGGTGTCATCAGTCTCCCCCCAAATGAGCACAAGCAGACATTGCTTATCTGGCTGCTCTTCAACAAGCTCCTTAAAGTTTTTGCCGCAGACACATGTACCCTCCAGTGCTACCCACAACACCCCATGCTATTCTAAAGTTGACAGCCACAATGTAGGCTGCCAGACTATTAAATCATCCCTTGTACCCTGCAATGCATGCCACCAAGTGCAATCCACTTTGATAAAAACAGGACATGCTTTGCTAGAACTTCTTCAGAGTGAGAGCCTGCCCTCATCTCTGCAGCCACTCTTAGTAGCTGTGGAAGACACCCTGGAGCTGGGACACATGACAGCCGGCGATGTCGCCCAGTGGGCCAGTGAGCAGCTCAAAGACATGCGCCGGCTGGCAAAGCATCTTCAAGACGTGCGGGGTACTGTGCAGCCTCTTAAAGACCAACTAGCGTCAACAGAAGCAGAGCTGGAGAGATTCAGGACTCAGCTGGAAAGAACACAGAAAGAGTTCAAGCAAGAGTTGGAAAACCACCAAGCAAACATAGTCCAGCTGGAGTTTTCGCTGAGGAAGGCACAGAGATCCGCAAAAGAAACAGAGCAAAGGCTACAAGAGGAGCAACAACAACTCAAGAGAG AAACGTTGTGCTTGGAGGAGACTAATTCCAGACTGAAAGAGAAAGTTACAGTACAGCAAGATGCATTAAAAGCACTTG AGCATGAAAATAATGTGCTGCAGGACAAAGTGAGGACCTTGTACATGGAGGAAGAGGCCTGTTGTAAACTACAGCAAAGGGTCCAGCAGTTAGAGAGTCAAATCTCTGAAACTCAACTCCGTCTTGACAAAGAGAATGCCAAGTACCACAGCGCTTGTCGTCAGCAAGAG TCAATGCAGGCCAAGCAGAAGTCTTTGTTAGAGAGAGTCGACGCTCTCGACGAAGAGTGCGAAGAGCTGCAGAGGCAGTtgggagacagggaggagagagagatcgaCACCCACAATCACCTGCAACAGATGTCAGAGGAGAAGGAGCTAGTGCAGGCTCAGCTCACTCAGCAGCAG GACCTGTGTTTGGAGCACCAAAAAGAGAAGCAGACACTGGAAACACACGTAGGCGAGCTAAAGAACAGTGTGGCTGAGCTGAAGGAACACACGCAAGCTttaagggagagggagaggctgCTGGTGGCTTTCCCAGAGCTCAGCCCTCTGGCTCAGGCCCAACCACAGA GTACAGGAAATGTGCTTTTGGATATGGAGCAACAATTGCAGGCAAATAGCATTCGTATAAACATTCTGGAGCAGGAAAACTCCACCCTGTACAGCAGCCTTGTGAAACTGAGGGAAAGAGCACAAAATAACGGCACCAGG GAAGCATCACCTCAGCAGACATGGAGCCTCCCTCTGCCCAGCACACCAGTAGAGAAGCAACCAAATTACttgacacaaatgcaaaagagTCCATT GCAGAGCAGCAATACAACAGGGCTGGGATACGGTAACAGAGGGAGGGAAGCAAGACGAGGGGAAAGTGGTCTGGAGTCAGCCAGGTCAGAGGATCGTGTGTCCACTGCCCCCGCCTCCCCCTCGTCCCTGCAGCTTCACCTTCAAACCCTCCACCTCGACACGGGCTCCACCGCTGCTAAGAGCCAGACAAAAGCACACAGtggctctctcctctctctcactccagaAGCTCGAACCAGACGAAAAAAAACGAAACCCTGA
- the ccdc157 gene encoding coiled-coil domain-containing protein 157 isoform X3, whose translation MEEEACCKLQQRVQQLESQISETQLRLDKENAKYHSACRQQESMQAKQKSLLERVDALDEECEELQRQLGDREEREIDTHNHLQQMSEEKELVQAQLTQQQDLCLEHQKEKQTLETHVGELKNSVAELKEHTQALRERERLLVAFPELSPLAQAQPQSTGNVLLDMEQQLQANSIRINILEQENSTLYSSLVKLRERAQNNGTREASPQQTWSLPLPSTPVEKQPNYLTQMQKSPLQSSNTTGLGYGNRGREARRGESGLESARSEDRVSTAPASPSSLQLHLQTLHLDTGSTAAKSQTKAHSGSLLSLTPEARTRRKKTKP comes from the exons ATGGAGGAAGAGGCCTGTTGTAAACTACAGCAAAGGGTCCAGCAGTTAGAGAGTCAAATCTCTGAAACTCAACTCCGTCTTGACAAAGAGAATGCCAAGTACCACAGCGCTTGTCGTCAGCAAGAG TCAATGCAGGCCAAGCAGAAGTCTTTGTTAGAGAGAGTCGACGCTCTCGACGAAGAGTGCGAAGAGCTGCAGAGGCAGTtgggagacagggaggagagagagatcgaCACCCACAATCACCTGCAACAGATGTCAGAGGAGAAGGAGCTAGTGCAGGCTCAGCTCACTCAGCAGCAG GACCTGTGTTTGGAGCACCAAAAAGAGAAGCAGACACTGGAAACACACGTAGGCGAGCTAAAGAACAGTGTGGCTGAGCTGAAGGAACACACGCAAGCTttaagggagagggagaggctgCTGGTGGCTTTCCCAGAGCTCAGCCCTCTGGCTCAGGCCCAACCACAGA GTACAGGAAATGTGCTTTTGGATATGGAGCAACAATTGCAGGCAAATAGCATTCGTATAAACATTCTGGAGCAGGAAAACTCCACCCTGTACAGCAGCCTTGTGAAACTGAGGGAAAGAGCACAAAATAACGGCACCAGG GAAGCATCACCTCAGCAGACATGGAGCCTCCCTCTGCCCAGCACACCAGTAGAGAAGCAACCAAATTACttgacacaaatgcaaaagagTCCATT GCAGAGCAGCAATACAACAGGGCTGGGATACGGTAACAGAGGGAGGGAAGCAAGACGAGGGGAAAGTGGTCTGGAGTCAGCCAGGTCAGAGGATCGTGTGTCCACTGCCCCCGCCTCCCCCTCGTCCCTGCAGCTTCACCTTCAAACCCTCCACCTCGACACGGGCTCCACCGCTGCTAAGAGCCAGACAAAAGCACACAGtggctctctcctctctctcactccagaAGCTCGAACCAGACGAAAAAAAACGAAACCCTGA
- the ccdc157 gene encoding coiled-coil domain-containing protein 157 isoform X2, with the protein MSEFLGRQDCIESLRKDVVDLQGAILDVFSRTGPVRFSSWKFPDKLSCNLDMLALLEQYDFVDGEDAFNQHSHIVLLELVIDRLLLLLQSFNAYVEQIRCSHRREQTQQKGCLSVGLVVRNYWSNLVQFTNLKGTYKDIKKQTKAKTSDCDGTETVSSVSPQMSTSRHCLSGCSSTSSLKFLPQTHVPSSATHNTPCYSKVDSHNVGCQTIKSSLVPCNACHQVQSTLIKTGHALLELLQSESLPSSLQPLLVAVEDTLELGHMTAGDVAQWASEQLKDMRRLAKHLQDVRGTVQPLKDQLASTEAELERFRTQLERTQKEFKQELENHQANIVQLEFSLRKAQRSAKETEQRLQEEQQQLKRETLCLEETNSRLKEKVTVQQDALKALGQSEDLVHGGRGLL; encoded by the exons ATGAGTGAGTTCTTGGGTCGTCAGGACTGTATCGAAAGCCTCCGAAAAGACGTCGTCGACCTTCAAGGTGCGATTCTGGACGTCTTTTCCAGAACCGGACCGGTCCGTTTCTCCTCCTGGAAGTTCCCCGATAAACTTTCATGTAATCTGGACATGTTAGCTCTACTGGAGCAATATGACTTTGTGGATGGGGAGGATGCGTTCAATCAGCACTCCCACATTGTGTTATTGGAGCTGGTGATTGACAG GCTACTGCTTCTTCTACAAAGCTTTAATGCTTATGTTGAGCAAATCAGGTGCAGCCACAGGAGAGAACAAACCCAGCAGAAAGGATGCCTGTCAGTTGGTCTTGTAGTCAGAAACTACTGGAGTAATTTAGTTCAATTTACCAACCTAAAG ggGACATACAAAGACATCAAGAAGCAGACAAAAGCAAAGACATCTGACTGTGATGGGACAGAGACGGTGTCATCAGTCTCCCCCCAAATGAGCACAAGCAGACATTGCTTATCTGGCTGCTCTTCAACAAGCTCCTTAAAGTTTTTGCCGCAGACACATGTACCCTCCAGTGCTACCCACAACACCCCATGCTATTCTAAAGTTGACAGCCACAATGTAGGCTGCCAGACTATTAAATCATCCCTTGTACCCTGCAATGCATGCCACCAAGTGCAATCCACTTTGATAAAAACAGGACATGCTTTGCTAGAACTTCTTCAGAGTGAGAGCCTGCCCTCATCTCTGCAGCCACTCTTAGTAGCTGTGGAAGACACCCTGGAGCTGGGACACATGACAGCCGGCGATGTCGCCCAGTGGGCCAGTGAGCAGCTCAAAGACATGCGCCGGCTGGCAAAGCATCTTCAAGACGTGCGGGGTACTGTGCAGCCTCTTAAAGACCAACTAGCGTCAACAGAAGCAGAGCTGGAGAGATTCAGGACTCAGCTGGAAAGAACACAGAAAGAGTTCAAGCAAGAGTTGGAAAACCACCAAGCAAACATAGTCCAGCTGGAGTTTTCGCTGAGGAAGGCACAGAGATCCGCAAAAGAAACAGAGCAAAGGCTACAAGAGGAGCAACAACAACTCAAGAGAG AAACGTTGTGCTTGGAGGAGACTAATTCCAGACTGAAAGAGAAAGTTACAGTACAGCAAGATGCATTAAAAGCACTTG GACAAAGTGAGGACCTTGTACATGGAGGAAGAGGCCTGTTGTAA
- the sf3a1 gene encoding splicing factor 3A subunit 1 — translation MPPGPVQIVQPEPNNKSDAPAEETPATKPIVGIIYPPPEVRNIVDKTASFVARNGPEFEARIRQNEINNPKFNFLNPNDPYHAYYRHKVNEFKEGKALEPSAAVPKVMQQAMQQAQQLSQKVQVIQETVVPKEPPPEYEFIADPPSISAFDLDVVKLTAQFVARNGRQFLTQLMQKEQRNYQFDFLRPQHSLFNYFTKLVEQYTKILIPPKGLLTKLKRESENPREVMDQVRYRVEWAKFQERERKKEEEEREKERVAYAQIDWHDFVVVETVDFQPNEQGHFPPPTTPEELGARILIQERYEKYGESEEVEMEVESEDEDDDREARAEGQASQPDQDTQVQDMDEGSDDDDDGMKAPLPPDNPMPPPLPPTPDQVIIRKDYDPKASKPQPSITTPDEYLISPITGEKIQASKMQEHMRIGLLDPRWLEQRDRSIRERQTEDEVYAPGLDIESSLKQLAERRTDIFGVEETAIGKKIGEEEIQKPEEKVTWDGHSGSMARTQQAAQANITLQEQIEAIHKAKGLVGEDDTKEKIGPSKPSEIHHHPPMPSGMGMPKPNPPMNMPRPPHSVAPVRTTLLSAVPVMPRPPVAPVVRLGPGQVIASMPPMIPAPRINVVPMPPSAPHMMAPRPPPMVVPSAFVPAPPVPQPPNSAPAPPSHPPPPHDDEPVNKKMKTEDNLIPEDEFLRRNKGPVAVKVQVPNMQDKTEWKLNGQVLNFTVPLTDQVSVIKVKIHEATGMAAGKQKLQYEGIFIKDSNSLAYYNMSNGSVIHLALKERGGRKK, via the exons ATGCCGCCTGGGCCTGTTCAAATAGTTCAGCCGGAGCCCAACAACAAG AGTGATGCACCCGCAGAAGAAACCCCGGCCACTAAACCCATCGTTGGTATCATATATCCACCTCCTGAGGTCCGAAACATAGTTGACAAGACAGCCAGCTTTGTTGCCAG GAATGGACCTGAGTTTGAAGCAAGAATCCGTCAGAATGAGATCAACAATCCAAAGTTTAATTTCCTCAACCCTAATGACCCCTACCATGCCTACTACCGTCACAAAGTCAATGAATTTAAGGAGGGCAAAGCGCTGGAACCATCTGCAGCAGTGCCTAAGGTTATGCAGCAGGCCATGCAGCAGGCCCAACAGCTTTCTCAAAAA GTGCAGGTGATTCAAGAGACAGTTGTCCCCAAGGAACCACCTCCTGAGTACGAGTTCATTGCGGATCCCCCATCGATCTCAGCATTTGATCTGGATGTTGTCAAGCTCACTGCCCAGTTTGTTGCTCGCAATGGTCGCCAGTTTCTTACTCAGCTCATGCAGAAAGAACAGAGGAACTACCAGTTTGACTTTCTGCGGCCACAGCACAGCCTTTTCAACTACTTCACCAAACTGGTTGAACAGTACACTAAG ATTCTGATCCCTCCCAAAGGCCTTCTGACCAAGCTGAAGAGAGAATCTGAGAATCCAAGAGAGGTTATGGACCAG GTGAGGTACCGTGTTGAGTGGGCAAAGTTCCAGGAGCGTGAGAggaagaaggaagaggaggaaagagagaaagaacgGGTGGCATATGCCCAAATCGACTGGCATGACTTTGTAGTGGTTGAGACGGTGGATTTCCAGCCCAACGAACAAG GTCACTTCCCCCCACCTACCACACCAGAGGAGCTTGGCGCTCGCATCCTAATCCAAGAGCGCTATGAGAAGTATGGAGAGAGTGAGGAGGTGGAGATGGAGGTTGAGAGTGAGGATGAAGACGATGATCGGGAGGCCCGGGCCGAAGGCCAGGCCTCACAGCCTGATCAAGACACACAAGTGCAGGACATGGATGAG GGATCCGATGACGACGATGATGGCATGAAGGCTCCACTGCCACCAGATAACCCTATGCCACCCCCACTGCCCCCAACTCCGGACCAGGTTATTATTCGCAAAGACTACGATCCAAAAG CTTCAAAGCCTCAGCCCTCAATTACAACTCCAGATGAGTATCTCATCTCACCAATTACTGGCGAGAAGATCCAAGCCAGTAAGATGCAAGAGCACATGCGCATTGGTCTGCTGGATCCGCGCTGGCTGGAGCAAAGGGACCGCAGCATCAGAGAGAGGCAGACCGAAGATGAAGTCTATGCCCCTGGTTTGGATATCGAAAGCAGCTTGAAACAACTGGCTGAGAGGCGTACCGACATCTTCGGTGTGGAAGAGACGGCCATCGGTAAGAAGATTGGCGAAGAAGAAATCCAGAAGCCAGAAGAGAAG GTTACTTGGGATGGCCACTCAGGAAGCATGGCTCGTACCCAGCAGGCCGCACAGGCCAACATCACCCTGCAAGAGCAGATCGAAGCCATTCACAAGGCCAAAGGACTGGTGGGAGAGGACGACACTAAGGAGAAAATTGGCCCAAGCAAGCCCAGTGAAATTCATCACCATCCTCCCATGCCCTCTGGAATGGGTATGCCTAAACCCAATCCCCCAATGAACATGCCTCGTCCACCCCACTCT GTGGCACCAGTGCGCACCACTCTCCTGTCTGCCGTACCTGTAATGCCAAGACCGCCTGTGGCTCCTGTGGTGCGCCttggaccaggacaagttatagCATCAATGCCTCCCATGATTCCTGCTCCCCGCATCAATGTGGTCCCCATGCCACCATCAGCACCTCACATGATGGCCCCCAGACCTCCGCCCATGGTTGTTCCATCTG CATTTGTCCCTGCCCCTCCAGTCCCACAACCTCCGAACTCTGCTCCTGCACCACCatcccacccacccccacctcATGATGATGAGCCAGTCAACAAGAAGATGAAGACGGAGGACAACCTTATTCCAGAGGATGAGTTCCTTCGTAGAAATAAG GGTCCTGTGGCAGTTAAAGTACAGGTCCCCAACATGCAGGACAAGACTGAATGGAAGCTGAACGGCCAAGTGCTGAATTTCACTGTCCCACTCACTGATCAG GTGTCTGTTATTAAAGTCAAAATCCATGAAGCTACAGGCATGGCAGCAGGGAAACAGAAGTTGCAGTATGAG gGTATATTCATTAAAGATTCCAACTCCCTGGCTTATTACAACATGAGCAACGGTTCGGTCATTCACTTGGCACTGAAGGAGAGAGGTGGAAGAAAGAAGTGA
- the LOC114555111 gene encoding TBC1 domain family member 10A, which yields MAKIENGRQSVDTRSIRTISSSHLDDESSLGSDSEINGFTSERQTDKYGFIGGAQQHTEESAQDLPPEVLRQREVKWLDMLSHWDKWMIKRFNKVRLRCQKGIPPSLRGRAWLFLSGGKVKKEQNQGKFQELDSQPGDPKWIDVIEKDLHRQFPFHEMFVSRGGHGQQDLFRVLKAYTLYRPEEGYCQAQAPIAAVLLMHMPAEDAFWGLVQICEKYLPGYYSPGLEAIQLDGEILFALLRRVSPLAYRHLEKHKIDPILYMTEWFMCAFSRTLPWASVLRVWDMFLCDGVKIILRVGLVLLKCMLGTREKLKACQGQYETMELLRAIEPRYMQEGFLVREVLEVPVTARDVERENHTQLKRWKKNRGELNFKSPPRMHGARIIMLAEPPRRQDLQQNPTIVLEVPQPTPQLKKGKEERKSKKKRSIKKSQPIMEIPNPYSLPSDPPPPPHSDPSAPPAPPAVSSETPQTETDPPHQQQAPPTHLPPAKESPLQRSTQSLSSTDQDTYL from the exons ATGGCCAAAATAGAGAACGGTCGTCAATCAGTGGACACAAGGAGTATCCGGACTATCAGCAGCAGTCACCTCGACGATGAAAGCTCTTTGGGATCAGACTCCGAGATCAACGGATTCACCAGCGAAAGACAAACCGATAAATATGGATTCATTGGTGGGGCACAGCAGCACACTGAGGAGTC AGCTCAGGATTTGCCCCCAGAGGTGCTCCGGCAAAGAGAGGTGAAGTGGCTCGACATGCTCAGCCACTGGGACAAGTGGATGATCAAGAGATTCAATAAG GTAAGGCTGCGGTGCCAGAAAGGAATTCCTCCTTCTCTCCGAGGCCGTGCATGGCTCTTCTTGTCAGGGGGGAAGGTGAAGAAAGAGCAGAACCAAGGAAAGTTTCAG GAGCTGGACAGCCAGCCAGGGGACCCCAAATGGATAGATGTGATTGAAAAAGACCTCCATCGGCAGTTTCCTTTCCATGAGATGTTTGTGTCACGGGGAGGACACGG GCAGCAGGACCTGTTCCGTGTTCTTAAGGCTTACACTCTGTACAGACCAGAGGAGGGATACTGCCAGGCTCAGGCTCCAATCGCTGCTGTGTTGCTTATGCACATGCCTGCTGAG GATGCCTTCTGGGGGCTGGTCCAAATTTGTGAGAAGTACCTTCCTGGCTACTACAGTCCTGGCCTG GAAGCTATACAGCTAGATGGAGAGATCCTGTTCGCTCTGCTGCGCCGCGTCTCCCCGCTAGCCTACCGCCATCTGGAGAAACACAAGATCGACCCAATCCTCTACATGACTGAGTGGTTCATGTGTGCCTTCTCCAGGACGCTGCCCTGGGCCTCTGTGCTGCGCGTCTGGGACATGTTCCTCTGTGACG GAGTGAAGATAATCTTGCGTGTTGGTTTGGTGCTGCTGAAGTGCATGCTGGGGACCCGGGAGAAGCTGAAGGCCTGCCAGGGACAGTATGAAACCATGGAGCTTCTCAGGGCCATAGAGCCTCGATACATGCAGGAGGGCTTCCTCGTCCGAGAG GTTCTGGAGGTGCCAGTGACAGCGCGAGACGTGGAAAGGGAGAATCACACCCAGCTGAAGCGCTGGAAGAAGAACCGCGGAGAGCTGAATTTCAAATCCCCCCCGAGGATGCACGGCGCTCGGATCATCATGCTGGCCGAGCCGCCGAGACGCCAGGACCTCCAGCAGAACCCCACCATTGTACTTGAGGTGCCTCAGCCCACCCCGCAGCTGAAGAaggggaaggaggagaggaaaagcaaGAAGAAGAGGAGCATTAAGAAGTCCCAGCCCATTATGGAGATCCCTAATCCTTACTCTCTTCCCAGCGAccccccacctcctccacaCTCGGATCCATCAGCTCCACCAGCTCCACCTGCAGTCAGCAGCGAGACGCCACAGACTGAAACAGACCCACCTCACCAGCAGCAAGCGCCTCCTACACACCTTCCCCCTGCCAAAGAATCTCCTCTGCAACGATCCACACAAAGCCTTAGCAGCACAGATCAGGATACATACCTGTag